One genomic segment of Ictalurus punctatus breed USDA103 chromosome 12, Coco_2.0, whole genome shotgun sequence includes these proteins:
- the LOC108272463 gene encoding NACHT, LRR and PYD domains-containing protein 12 isoform X2, with protein sequence MISVLQKSGDRREKNIITATGHDPEPAAVNEFQEKFKLNLMKKFQCLNGVMINPENRTLLNEIYTELYITKGNSGDVNKGHEVRQIEAASRRTTTEETPIKCNDIFKPLSDQDKPIRTVLTKGVAGIGKTVSVQKFILDWAEGKANQDIHLIFPLPFRELNLMKDQKLSLMDLLHVCFKETKETEMSSLEKVLFIFDGLDESRFPLYFQNTERVCDVTESASVDVLLINLIKGNLLPSALIWITSRPAAADQIPSECVHRVTEVRGFSDPQQEDYFRKRISDQSLANNIITHLKSIRSLYIMCHIPVFCWISATVLERMLDEAENGEIPKTLTQMYTHFLIIQTNIIRDKYSKKQESGEEMLLKLGQLAFEQLKKGNLIFYEEDLRGCGIDVREAAVYSGVCTQIFREEFGLHQSKVYCFVHLSIQEHLAALYVHLTFMMEKRNVLKQSSDQLTEEITISAVHKSAVNQALKSQTGHLDLFLRFLLGLSLESNQNLLHTLVSHTGSSSQIGQWNTVEYIRMKIDRDLPTEKSINLFHCLNELGDNSLVEEIQHYLTSGKQSELFSSEWSALVFVLLTSAEELEEFDLSKYSSTDNIRDGILVKVMPVIAASRKAIIRCDTIQERGCSALASVLSSETSNLRELHLTVDTLDLTWSKLGDSRVKRLSAVLENPHCKVKNLKLCDCDISDEGCTALASALRSNPSHLRELDLALNKLGDSGVKCVSAVLENPHCKLEILKLECCGVSDEGCTALASILRSNPSHLRELDLSSNRLGDSGVKCLSAGLENPHCKLEILKLCNYDISDEGCTALASALRSNPSHLRELDLSQNNLGDSGVKCLSAVLENPHCKLEILRLWSCDISGEGCTALASALRSNPSHLRELELSMNKLGDSGVKCLSAGLENPHCKLEILKLWDCEISDEGCAALASALRSNPSHLRELNLSENEMSYSGVKCLSALKNDERYKLQTLEF encoded by the exons atgataag TGTTCTACAGAAGTCAGgagacagaagagaaaagaacatCATCACAGCTACAGG ACACGACCCAGAACCTGCTGCTGTAAATGAATTCCAGGaaaagttcaaattaaatctGATGAAGAAATTTCAGTGTTTAAACGGAGTGATGATAAACCCGGAAAACCGAACActcctgaatgagatctacacagagctgtACATCACAAAGGGAAacagtggagacgtcaataaaggacatgaggtgagacagatcgaggcagcatccaggagaacaacaacagaggaaacaccaaTCAAATGCAATGACATCTTTAAGCCGTTATCTGATCAAGACAAAcccatcagaactgtgctgacAAAGGGAGTCGCTGGCAtcggaaaaacagtctctgtgcagaagttcattctggactgggctgaagggaaagcaaatcaggacatcCACCTCATTTTTccacttcctttcagagagTTGAATTTGATGAAGGACCAGAAACTGAGTCTGATGGATctccttcatgtctgttttaaggagacaaaagaaacagaaatgtccagtttggaaaaggttctgttcatttttgatgGATTGGACGAGAGTCGTTTTCCTCTGTATTTCcagaacacagagagagtgtgtgatgtaactgaatcagcatcagtggatgtgctgctgataaacctgatcaaagggaatctgcttccctctgctctcatctggATCACCTCCCGACCCGCAGCAGCTGATCAAATCCCCTCTGAGTGTGTCCATCGAgtcacagaggtacgagggttcagtgacCCACAACAGGAGGattacttcaggaagaggatcagtgatcagagcctggccaataacatcatcacacacctgaagtcaataagaagcctctacatcatgtgccacatcccagtcttctgctggatttcagccactgttctagagagaatgttggatGAAGCAGAGAatggagagatccccaagactctgactcaaatgtacacacacttcctcatcatTCAGACAAACATCATAAGAGACAAGTACTCAAAGAAGCAGGAGAGTGGTGAAGAAATGCTTCTCAAACTGGGACAACTGGCTTTTGAGCAGCTGAAGAAAggcaacctgatcttctatgaggaagacctgagagggtgtggcattgatgtgagagaagcagcagtgtactcaggtgtgtgtacgcAGATCTTCAGAGAAGAGTTTGgacttcaccagagtaaagtgTACTGCTTTGTTCATCTGAGCATTCAGGAGCATCTCGCAGCTCTCTATGTGCACCTGACATTCATGatggaaaagagaaatgttCTTAAACAGTCCTCTGACCAGTTGACTGAAGAAATTACAATCTCAGCTGTCCACAAGAGTGCTGTAAATCAGGCCTTAAAGAGTCAGACTGGACATCTGGATCTTTTCCTCCGCtttcttctgggtctctcactggagtccaatcagaacCTCTTACATACCTTAGTATCACATACAGGAAGTAGCTCCCAGATAGGGCAGTGGAACACAGTAGAGTACATTAGGATGAAGATCGATAGAGATCTTCCTACAgaaaaatccatcaatctgttccactgtctgaatgaactggggGACAATTCTCTAGTGGAGGAAATCCAACACTACCTGACATCTGGAAAACAAAGTGAACTCTTTTCTTCAGAGTGGTCTGCTCTGGTGTTTGTCTTACTGACATCAGCAGAGGAACTGGAGGAATTTGACCTGAGTAAATATAGCTCTACAGATAACATAAGAGATGGGATTCTTGTGAAGGTGATGCCTGTGATTGCAGCATCCAGAAAAGCAAT CATCAGGTGTGATACAATTCAAGAACGTGGTTGTTCAGCTCTGGCCTCAGTGCTCAGCTCAGAAACCTCCAATCTGAGAGAACTGCATCTGACTGTGGATACACTGGATCTGACTTGGAGTAAACTAGGAGACTCGAGAGTGAAgcgtctctctgctgtactggagaatcctcattGTAAAGTAAAAAATCTGAA gttgtgtgattgtgatatctcagatgaaggctgtactgctctggcttcagctctgagatcaaacccctcacacctgagagaactggatctggcTTTGAATAAACtcggagactcaggagtgaagtgtgtctctgctgtactggagaatcctcactgtaaactggagatactgaa gttggagtgttgtggtgtctcagatgaaggctgtacTGCTCTGGCATCAattctgagatcaaacccctcgcacctgagagaactggatctgtcttCGAATagactaggagactcaggagtgaagtgtctctctgctggactggagaatcctcactgtaaactggagatactgaa gttgtgtaATTATGATATCTCTGATGAAGGCTGTActgctctggcttcagctctgagatcaaacccctcacacctgagagaactggatctgtctcAGAATaatctaggagactcaggagtgaagtgtctctctgctgtactggagaatcctcactgtaaactggagatactgag gttgtggAGTTGTGATATCTCAGGTGAAGGCTGTActgctctggcttcagctctgagatcaaacccctcacacctgagagaactggagcTGTCTATGAATAAACtcggagactcaggagtgaagtgtctctctgctggactggagaatcctcactgtaaactggagatactgaa gttgtggGATTGTGAaatctcagatgaaggctgtgctgctctggcttcagctctgagatcaaacccctcacacctgagagaactgaatctgtcTGAGAATGAAATGAGTTactcaggagtgaagtgtctctctgctCTGAAGAATGATGAACGTTACAAACTACAGACACTGGA